From the Streptomyces sp. SN-593 genome, the window GGGCGTTGACTGCCCGCTTGACGCGTGCCACTTGATAACTCCTTCTGCGGGACCGCGGTATGCGTCACACGGTCCGAAAGCGATGGGGGTCCCGGATCGGACCGCGCGCCCCGGTCGGGGGCGCGCGGCTCACTTGCCGAGAAGCTTCTTGATCTTCTTGGCGTCGGCCGGGGCCACCTCGACGGTGCCGGTCAGGGCGCGCGTCTTGCTGGACGGCTTGTGCTCGAGCAGGTGGCGCTTGCCCGCACGCTCGCGGAGCACCTTGCCGGAGCCGGTGATCTTGAAGCGCTTGCTCGCACCACTGTGGGTCTTGTTCTTCGGCATGGCGCCGTGGTCTCCTCGTCGCTGGCCCTCCCGGGCGCCCGCGTGAGGGCGTACGGGGAGCGTCAGTCCTGCTATTACCACCCGAAGCCGCCAGGTGCGGCGGGGCTTTCGGGGTACCTCTCGAACCGCGGTGTCAGCCGGCGTCGGCCGGGGCCTCGACCTGCGACTGGGCGTCGGCGGCCTCGCCGTCGCCCTCGTCGTCACCCTGGCGGCCCGCCTTGCGGGCTGCCTGGGCCTCACGGGCCTCGGCCATGGCCTCGGTCTTCTTCTTGTGCGGACCGAGGACCATGATCATGTTGCGGCCGTCCTGCTTCGGGTTCGACTCGACGAACCCGAGGTCCTGGACGTCCTCCGCGAGCCGCTGGAGCAGGCGGTAGCCCAGCTCCGGGCGGGACTGCTCACGGCCGCGGAACATGATCGTGATCTTGACCTTGTCGCCCTGCTTGAGGAACCGGACGACGTGACCCTTCTTGGTGTCATAGTCGTGCGGGTCGATCTTCGGCCGGAGCTTCATCTCCTTGATGACCGTGTGCGCCTGGTTCTTGCGCGCCTCACGGGCCTTCATGGCCGACTCGTACTTGAACTTCCCGTAGTCCATGAGCTTGCACACGGGCGGACGGGCGTTCGCCGCGACCTCGACCAGGTCGAGGTCGTACTCCTGCGCAAGCTCCAGGGCCTTGGCAAGCGGCACGATGCCGACCTGCTCGCCACTGGGACCGACAAGTCGCACCTCGGGAACGCGAATCCGGTCGTTGATGCGGGGCTCGGCGCTGATGGGGCCTCCTCGGTTGCACGACGCGACTGACTGGCCGACAGCCGCGCTTCGGGTCTTCTTCTGCTCCTACCCCGTGCACCGTGCCCGGACGTCAGAAACGCCCCGTACGGCACACAGGCGGGCTCCTCACAACCGGGAGCACCGCCGCGTTATTCCGCGGGGCGCATCGGACGGCGGAGGCCGGACGCGGGAAACGCCGACCGAAGCCGTCTGACCGGGGACCCCTCGGCCGACAGGCCGAGCAGGTGGGAGTTCGGAGCCTCCACTTGGTGGCCGGACACGCTGATGTCCGACCGGTCGTCTTCAAGCATAGCAGCGCGGGCCCCCGGGTCGTAATCGGCCGGACGGGGCATATCGTGGCGGCCATGAGCGACGCACCGGCCTCCACCTCCGCCTCCACCCCCGCCGCGGCACCCGCGACCGCACCCGGCTTCGACGA encodes:
- the rpmI gene encoding 50S ribosomal protein L35 gives rise to the protein MPKNKTHSGASKRFKITGSGKVLRERAGKRHLLEHKPSSKTRALTGTVEVAPADAKKIKKLLGK
- the infC gene encoding translation initiation factor IF-3: MSAEPRINDRIRVPEVRLVGPSGEQVGIVPLAKALELAQEYDLDLVEVAANARPPVCKLMDYGKFKYESAMKAREARKNQAHTVIKEMKLRPKIDPHDYDTKKGHVVRFLKQGDKVKITIMFRGREQSRPELGYRLLQRLAEDVQDLGFVESNPKQDGRNMIMVLGPHKKKTEAMAEAREAQAARKAGRQGDDEGDGEAADAQSQVEAPADAG